A region of Melitaea cinxia chromosome 15, ilMelCinx1.1, whole genome shotgun sequence DNA encodes the following proteins:
- the LOC123660591 gene encoding uncharacterized protein LOC123660591 isoform X2 produces MDKDPTNKFERIGNNIVKKMMGLKLIDKSRAERLTSRYTVAPRIYGLRKTHKNTCKLRPVVSCINSPSYKFNEDIQFTLEIEQNNRISFLDILIERREGCLITDWFIKPISSGRMLNFESNHPRAQKIGMITGLLDRMIKLSNEAHWEKNYKIISNLLLKNGYNKSFINAIVGKFRQEL; encoded by the exons ATGGATAAAGACCCCACTAACAAGTTCGAGCGTATAGGTAACAATATAGTCAAGAAGATGATgggattaaaattaattgataaatcaCGTGCTGAAAGGTTGACGTCGAGGTACACGGTTGCTCCGCGGATCTACGGTTTGAGGAAAACACATAAGAATACATGTAAATTGAGACCAGTAGTTAGCTGCATAAACTCACCCAGTTACAA gtTTAATGAAGACATACAGTTTACTTTAGAAATAGAACAAAACAATCGCATCTCTTTCCTTGATATTTTGATAGAAAGAAGAGAAGGGTGTTTAATTACTGACTGGTTTATCAAACCGATAAGTTCTGGTAGAATGTTGAATTTCGAATCAAACCATCCACGTGCACAAAAGATAGGAATGATTACTGGGTTATTGGATAGaatgattaaattaagtaatgaaGCACATtgggaaaaaaattataaaattattagtaacttGTTGTTAAAAAATGGATATAATAAGTCTTTCATTAACGCGATTGTAGGAAAATTTAGACAGGAA TTGTGA
- the LOC123660591 gene encoding uncharacterized protein LOC123660591 isoform X1 encodes MSSYFVFEGQYYLQIEGSSMGNPASPVIANIVMNYAISKILESLPFEVPFIKLYVDDTVAAVPESEVDNILNLFNRFNEDIQFTLEIEQNNRISFLDILIERREGCLITDWFIKPISSGRMLNFESNHPRAQKIGMITGLLDRMIKLSNEAHWEKNYKIISNLLLKNGYNKSFINAIVGKFRQEL; translated from the exons atgtcgAGTTACTTTGTGTTTGAAGGTcagtattatttacaaatagaaGGTAGTAGTATGGGTAATCCGGCTAGCCCCGTTATTGCAAATATAGTTATGAATTATGCAATTAGTAAAATCTTAGAATCATTACCATTTGAAGTtccgtttattaaattatatgtagaTGACACAGTGGCAGCGGTGCCTGAGAGTGAAGTTgataatattctaaatttatttaacaggtTTAATGAAGACATACAGTTTACTTTAGAAATAGAACAAAACAATCGCATCTCTTTCCTTGATATTTTGATAGAAAGAAGAGAAGGGTGTTTAATTACTGACTGGTTTATCAAACCGATAAGTTCTGGTAGAATGTTGAATTTCGAATCAAACCATCCACGTGCACAAAAGATAGGAATGATTACTGGGTTATTGGATAGaatgattaaattaagtaatgaaGCACATtgggaaaaaaattataaaattattagtaacttGTTGTTAAAAAATGGATATAATAAGTCTTTCATTAACGCGATTGTAGGAAAATTTAGACAGGAA TTGTGA